From a region of the Actinomycetota bacterium genome:
- a CDS encoding Ppx/GppA family phosphatase: MPKNIAAIDIGTNSTRLLIASLSGSRINTLVREMIITRLGKNISSDNIILKESMAKTVNALSSYLKLCRQHKVEKIRVVGTSVLRRASNSSHFVEYVSEKTGLEVEVISGTEEARLAFKGVVKSLANTEKTFGQIRNGFTGGKKEKEKIIVLDIGGGSIEIVSGRSDCSISGIKSIELGSVTISEKYLKEDRPGTAEIALMSDIIKKILQNDLGKSEPYKNAFLIGVAGTVSSLGSIFLGMEKYERDKLNGLILSEKDIKGIFRMLSGLSSEERRKIKGLQPERADIIIGGTAILLAFLRYFKADKLMLSEHDILDGIIYSLCNF, from the coding sequence ATGCCAAAAAATATAGCTGCAATAGATATCGGTACAAATTCCACCCGCCTGCTCATAGCTTCGCTTTCCGGAAGCAGAATAAATACACTGGTCCGGGAAATGATAATTACACGGCTCGGAAAAAATATAAGTTCAGACAATATTATACTTAAAGAAAGCATGGCGAAAACCGTAAATGCCCTGTCCTCATATCTCAAGCTGTGCAGGCAGCATAAGGTTGAAAAGATCAGAGTTGTGGGAACAAGCGTGCTCAGGAGAGCTTCAAACAGCAGTCATTTCGTGGAATATGTAAGCGAAAAGACAGGGCTTGAGGTTGAAGTAATTTCCGGCACAGAAGAAGCAAGGCTTGCTTTTAAAGGCGTTGTGAAAAGCCTTGCAAATACCGAAAAAACCTTTGGGCAGATCAGAAATGGCTTTACGGGAGGCAAAAAAGAAAAAGAAAAAATAATCGTTCTTGATATCGGCGGAGGAAGCATTGAGATAGTGTCGGGCCGGTCTGACTGCAGCATCAGCGGTATAAAAAGTATCGAACTCGGCAGTGTGACAATAAGTGAAAAATACTTAAAAGAAGATAGGCCGGGAACTGCGGAAATTGCTTTAATGAGCGACATTATCAAAAAAATCCTGCAAAATGATCTCGGCAAGTCAGAACCATATAAAAATGCTTTTTTAATCGGAGTTGCAGGAACTGTTTCTTCACTCGGAAGCATTTTCCTTGGAATGGAAAAATATGAAAGGGATAAATTAAACGGCCTGATTCTTTCAGAAAAAGATATAAAGGGAATTTTCCGGATGTTATCCGGTCTTTCTTCTGAGGAAAGAAGAAAAATAAAAGGACTTCAGCCCGAAAGAGCCGATATTATCATCGGGGGAACTGCCATACTGTTGGCGTTTCTGCGCTATTTTAAAGCAGACAAGCTGATGCTCAGCGAGCATGATATTTTGGATGGAATTATTTACAGTTTATGTAATTTCTGA
- the mazG gene encoding nucleoside triphosphate pyrophosphohydrolase codes for MNIDIKKADESENPAELFEFLLEMMSVLRSPQGCVWDREQTHDSIKRNMIEEAYEASEAIDNNDMNSLKEELGDVLLQVVFHSQIGEEKKEFKISDVLKEIINKLYRRHPHVFGDKSFKDSGEVLTSWEEIKKAERKNNSLKTESIFNDIPKIMPSLHFAHEVQSRASRLGFDWDDREDVLEKIKEEVAELDEAIKKQGADKAEKGRKTASGSSGEVMMELGDLLFSIVNLSRHLNIDSEDALRLASGKFIKRFDAMEKLAKERNLEFKSIPLEHKDRLWDEIKSDE; via the coding sequence ATGAATATAGATATTAAAAAAGCCGATGAAAGTGAAAACCCTGCCGAACTTTTTGAGTTTCTTCTGGAAATGATGTCTGTGCTGCGTTCTCCTCAGGGATGTGTCTGGGACAGAGAGCAGACACATGATTCAATCAAGCGCAATATGATAGAGGAAGCTTATGAAGCATCGGAAGCAATAGATAATAATGACATGAATTCCCTGAAAGAGGAACTCGGCGATGTTCTGCTTCAGGTAGTCTTTCATTCCCAGATTGGTGAAGAAAAAAAAGAATTTAAGATCAGCGATGTTTTAAAAGAAATAATAAACAAACTTTACAGAAGGCATCCACATGTTTTCGGAGATAAGAGCTTTAAGGATTCCGGGGAAGTGCTGACCAGCTGGGAAGAGATAAAGAAAGCTGAAAGGAAGAACAATTCTTTAAAAACTGAATCGATTTTCAACGATATACCCAAAATCATGCCCTCGCTTCATTTTGCCCATGAAGTACAAAGCAGGGCATCAAGACTGGGTTTTGACTGGGATGACAGGGAAGATGTCCTTGAAAAAATAAAAGAGGAAGTCGCTGAACTTGATGAAGCCATAAAAAAGCAGGGAGCTGATAAAGCGGAAAAAGGCAGAAAGACTGCTTCCGGCTCTTCCGGTGAAGTTATGATGGAGCTGGGAGATTTGCTTTTCAGCATAGTTAATCTTTCCAGACATCTGAACATAGACAGCGAAGATGCCCTGAGGCTTGCCTCCGGAAAATTCATTAAAAGATTTGATGCAATGGAAAAGCTTGCAAAAGAGAGGAATCTTGAATTTAAAAGCATTCCCCTTGAGCATAAGGACAGATTATGGGATGAAATCAAGTCAGATGAATAG